A genomic stretch from Desulfohalobium retbaense DSM 5692 includes:
- a CDS encoding MFS transporter, translating to MHELLKNRNLQILFAVTLMVVMGVSSIIPVLPTLIKVFDLTPETIGLVLTTFTLPGVLFTPVFGVLADRVGRKKILIPALLVFGIAGAACALVRNWELLLLLRFVQGTGAAAFGMINITIIGDLFSGTRRTAALGLNASILSVGTAVYPAVGGALAILGWYFPFALPLAAIPLALIVLWHLDNPEPDGGESLGDYFRNAAGQMRSRQALGLFLCTLGTFILLYGPFITFFPILLDTRFQATAPQIGLLISAASFITAIAASQLGRLAAHFSELCLLRSAFVFYGLAFAIIPFFTSFAWLLVPALLFGAAQALSIPNVMSLLNDIATPRTRAAFMAANGTLLRLGQTLAPLCMGGIFALGGLRAVFWSGTLLAACLFLLTHLLLRPQCGPQS from the coding sequence GTGCACGAATTGCTGAAAAATAGAAATCTCCAAATCCTGTTCGCCGTCACTTTGATGGTTGTCATGGGGGTTTCGAGTATCATCCCCGTTCTGCCCACCCTGATCAAGGTCTTTGACCTCACACCGGAAACCATCGGACTGGTGCTGACCACATTTACCCTGCCCGGAGTCCTGTTTACCCCTGTTTTCGGGGTCTTGGCCGATCGAGTCGGACGCAAAAAAATCCTCATTCCGGCGCTGTTGGTCTTCGGCATTGCCGGGGCCGCCTGCGCGCTGGTCAGAAACTGGGAACTGCTGCTCCTGTTGCGCTTTGTCCAGGGCACTGGCGCAGCTGCGTTTGGCATGATCAATATCACGATCATCGGCGATCTGTTCAGCGGCACGCGTCGCACTGCCGCGCTTGGCCTCAATGCGAGCATCCTCAGCGTGGGCACGGCAGTCTATCCGGCCGTGGGTGGCGCACTGGCTATTTTGGGCTGGTATTTCCCGTTCGCCCTGCCCCTGGCCGCAATTCCCCTGGCCCTCATTGTCCTCTGGCACCTTGACAATCCCGAACCCGACGGCGGGGAATCCCTGGGTGACTATTTCCGCAACGCCGCAGGACAAATGCGCAGCAGACAGGCTCTGGGACTTTTCCTCTGCACCCTGGGGACCTTCATCCTGCTGTACGGGCCGTTTATCACCTTTTTCCCGATCCTGCTGGACACCCGGTTCCAGGCCACCGCCCCGCAAATCGGTCTTCTTATTTCAGCCGCGTCATTTATCACCGCCATCGCCGCCTCCCAGTTGGGGCGATTGGCCGCCCATTTTTCCGAGCTCTGCCTGTTACGCTCGGCCTTCGTCTTCTATGGACTTGCTTTTGCCATCATCCCCTTTTTCACGAGCTTCGCCTGGCTTTTGGTCCCGGCCTTGCTTTTTGGTGCGGCCCAGGCCCTGAGTATCCCCAACGTCATGTCCCTGCTCAATGATATCGCCACACCGCGGACCCGAGCCGCCTTCATGGCCGCCAACGGCACCCTGCTCCGGCTTGGCCAGACCCTGGCCCCGCTGTGCATGGGTGGCATCTTTGCCCTCGGCGGACTTCGAGCTGTGTTCTGGTCCGGGACCCTTCTCGCCGCTTGCTTGTTCCTCTTGACCCATCTCCTTTTACGCCCGCAATGCGGCCCGCAAAGCTGA
- a CDS encoding DUF1634 domain-containing protein, protein MAKYDSYIVRPEQITYANILFYGAWLGIALMAVTYIIYVAGILDPHVSLELVVNNWDKSVAEYRQITNSPDGWGWVALLGSGDFINFLGIALLALMTIVCYLTLIPAYLKRKETTYAVIAILEVVVLLAAASGLIGAGGH, encoded by the coding sequence ATGGCAAAATACGATTCCTACATTGTGCGCCCGGAGCAGATCACCTACGCCAACATCCTGTTCTACGGCGCCTGGCTCGGCATCGCTTTGATGGCCGTGACATACATCATCTATGTCGCTGGCATTCTCGACCCCCACGTGTCTTTGGAACTCGTGGTCAATAATTGGGACAAATCCGTTGCTGAATACCGGCAGATCACCAACTCCCCTGACGGGTGGGGCTGGGTCGCCCTGCTGGGAAGCGGCGACTTCATCAATTTCCTGGGCATTGCCCTGTTGGCCCTGATGACCATCGTTTGCTATCTGACCCTGATTCCGGCGTACTTGAAGCGCAAGGAAACCACTTACGCGGTCATCGCGATTTTGGAAGTCGTGGTCCTGTTGGCGGCTGCCTCAGGCCTTATCGGCGCCGGTGGTCACTAG
- a CDS encoding sulfite exporter TauE/SafE family protein — MFTSLKKHLWWSLAGLSLVLCSTPVLAAAETAATTGATHPWWFWPLILLFFCFVLGVVAVLAGVGGGVLYVPLVSGFFPFHIDFVRGAGLMVALAGALAAGPGLLRRNLADLRLALPVALIASTFAIAGAMLGLYLSRLNPDYVQIALGATIIFIAILLTVSKNSERPVVTKQDALGLALGMSGMYHDDSSGEDVTWKTHRTWMGFVMFMVIGIVAGMFGLGAGWANVPVLNLLMGAPLKVSVATSKFLLSITDTSAAWIYLNKGCVIPLMAIPSIIGLMLGSFVGVRILAVAKPKFIRYMVIGVLFFAGLKALDKGLNIGLLG, encoded by the coding sequence ATGTTCACCTCGCTGAAAAAACATCTCTGGTGGAGCCTGGCTGGGTTGAGTCTGGTCCTGTGCTCCACTCCCGTGCTGGCTGCGGCTGAAACCGCTGCGACCACAGGGGCGACGCACCCTTGGTGGTTCTGGCCGCTGATCCTCCTGTTTTTCTGTTTTGTACTCGGCGTCGTGGCTGTTTTGGCCGGCGTTGGTGGCGGCGTCTTGTACGTCCCGCTTGTCAGTGGATTCTTTCCCTTCCACATCGACTTTGTCAGGGGTGCAGGACTCATGGTCGCCCTGGCTGGCGCCTTGGCCGCCGGCCCAGGGCTTTTACGCCGCAACCTGGCTGACCTTCGGCTGGCGCTTCCGGTCGCCCTTATCGCTTCGACCTTTGCCATCGCCGGCGCCATGCTCGGGCTGTACCTCTCTCGGCTCAACCCGGATTACGTCCAGATCGCCCTCGGCGCGACCATCATTTTCATCGCCATTTTGCTCACGGTCTCCAAAAATTCCGAGCGCCCGGTAGTCACCAAACAGGACGCGCTCGGCCTCGCCTTGGGAATGTCCGGCATGTACCATGATGATTCCAGCGGCGAAGACGTGACCTGGAAGACCCACCGGACCTGGATGGGCTTTGTCATGTTCATGGTCATCGGGATTGTCGCGGGCATGTTCGGTCTCGGAGCTGGCTGGGCCAACGTCCCGGTGCTTAACCTGCTGATGGGCGCTCCGCTGAAGGTTTCGGTGGCCACCAGCAAGTTCCTCTTGTCCATCACCGACACCTCGGCCGCCTGGATCTACCTCAATAAAGGGTGCGTCATCCCGCTGATGGCCATTCCCTCTATCATTGGACTGATGCTGGGCTCGTTTGTCGGGGTGCGCATCCTGGCCGTGGCCAAGCCCAAGTTCATCCGTTACATGGTTATCGGCGTCCTGTTCTTCGCCGGCCTCAAGGCCCTGGACAAAGGATTGAACATCGGACTGCTCGGATAA
- a CDS encoding tetratricopeptide repeat protein — protein MSQNKYHKSGMSRRDVLMAPWQRFRRQDSRDSKTGWDASAREADGLLREGHFQQALAAYRKCVAQDPGHREAQKKMVVCYLWLERYRQARKVLDRLRQDQEDDFVHLYSGVVAAFEGDLTAAFAEWDRYANYDQPLVLRAINLQLALYESGESPDPEEAGRAVFEAIEEQRRRDRGQ, from the coding sequence ATGAGTCAAAATAAATATCACAAGTCCGGCATGTCCCGCCGGGATGTCCTCATGGCACCCTGGCAGCGCTTCCGGCGGCAGGATTCCCGTGACAGCAAAACGGGCTGGGATGCGTCTGCACGTGAAGCGGACGGTTTGTTGCGCGAAGGCCATTTTCAGCAGGCCCTGGCGGCTTATCGGAAATGTGTCGCTCAGGACCCCGGCCACCGCGAGGCCCAGAAAAAGATGGTCGTGTGTTATCTGTGGCTGGAGCGCTATCGCCAGGCACGCAAGGTTCTCGATCGCCTCCGGCAGGACCAGGAAGATGATTTCGTGCATCTCTATTCCGGTGTTGTCGCCGCTTTTGAGGGCGATCTGACCGCAGCGTTTGCGGAATGGGACAGATACGCCAATTATGACCAGCCTCTGGTGCTCCGGGCGATCAATCTGCAGTTGGCTTTGTATGAGTCCGGGGAATCCCCGGACCCTGAGGAAGCTGGCCGGGCCGTCTTCGAGGCCATTGAAGAACAGCGGCGGCGCGATCGTGGCCAGTAA